The following coding sequences are from one Streptomyces angustmyceticus window:
- a CDS encoding LPXTG cell wall anchor domain-containing protein, protein MNIRRTLTAAAAAAVIAPAAVLAGPTAAFATEAVPKAGPRTPASPGSADAATPAERLAGTTGAGGATGRGKDAGDSDGAGQSCAFESDQLQAAVHGLPRRLVAGGAWTPFSMTLTNTTGKPLEEVQPFLLVSSAEDVDRPYWELETEYRDARTGRWKTFHDAAPEDLFGFFAIGPRSTLTLQLRTRAVKDAKPGAGYALAAGDYRNRDGSCGSAKEAWYDVTLLPAGTKPTQPPADKPGGTAEPGKGAASGGGTGGSGSTGGLSPQGGAELAATGSSSATPAVALAGGAAMAVGAGAVIGVRRRKGAAGPGAADLPA, encoded by the coding sequence ATGAACATTCGCCGCACGCTGACGGCCGCCGCAGCGGCTGCCGTGATAGCGCCTGCCGCCGTACTGGCCGGTCCCACCGCCGCGTTCGCGACGGAGGCGGTGCCCAAGGCCGGCCCCCGCACGCCCGCCTCTCCCGGCTCCGCCGATGCCGCGACTCCGGCGGAGCGGTTAGCGGGGACCACCGGCGCGGGTGGTGCCACCGGCAGGGGCAAGGACGCCGGTGATTCCGATGGCGCGGGTCAGTCCTGTGCGTTCGAGTCCGACCAGTTGCAAGCGGCCGTCCACGGGCTGCCGCGCCGGCTGGTCGCGGGCGGTGCCTGGACCCCCTTCTCCATGACGCTCACCAACACCACCGGCAAGCCCCTGGAGGAGGTCCAGCCCTTCCTGCTGGTGTCCTCCGCCGAAGATGTCGACCGGCCGTACTGGGAGCTGGAGACCGAGTACCGCGACGCCAGGACGGGGCGGTGGAAGACCTTCCACGACGCGGCGCCCGAAGACCTGTTCGGCTTCTTCGCCATCGGTCCGCGCAGCACCCTCACGCTCCAACTGCGCACCCGCGCGGTCAAGGACGCCAAGCCCGGCGCCGGGTACGCGCTCGCCGCCGGCGACTACCGCAACCGCGACGGCTCCTGCGGTTCGGCCAAGGAAGCCTGGTACGACGTCACCCTCCTCCCCGCGGGCACGAAGCCGACGCAGCCCCCGGCCGACAAGCCGGGAGGCACGGCCGAGCCCGGTAAGGGCGCCGCGTCCGGTGGCGGTACGGGTGGTTCCGGCTCCACCGGTGGCCTCAGCCCGCAGGGCGGCGCCGAGCTCGCCGCGACCGGCTCCTCGTCCGCGACCCCGGCGGTCGCGCTCGCCGGCGGAGCCGCGATGGCGGTCGGCGCGGGCGCGGTCATCGGCGTCCGCCGCCGGAAGGGCGCGGCCGGTCCGGGCGCCGCGGACCTCCCCGCGTAA
- a CDS encoding ferredoxin, whose translation MNVVVDLNRCQGYAQCAFLAPRVFTLHGEEALLYTPAVPEEQQDAVLRAAAACPVQAILVGEEAGADAG comes from the coding sequence GTGAACGTCGTCGTCGATCTCAATCGATGTCAGGGCTATGCGCAGTGTGCCTTCCTCGCTCCCCGCGTGTTCACCCTGCACGGCGAGGAGGCCCTGCTGTACACCCCGGCCGTCCCGGAGGAGCAGCAGGACGCCGTGCTCCGGGCCGCCGCGGCGTGCCCGGTGCAGGCGATTCTCGTGGGCGAGGAGGCGGGCGCCGATGCGGGGTGA
- a CDS encoding NAD(P)/FAD-dependent oxidoreductase, which produces MRGEPRDGRIVVVGASLAGLRAAETLRDEGFAGSLTLIGEEPHPPYDRPPLSKQVLLGKAPADRTGLPRRRPVDAEWRLGVRATGLDPVGKEVLLADGGKVPFDRLLIATGTRARPWPKPAEAALDGVFTLRTSEDAGRLAERLDAGPGRVLVIGAGFTGSEIASACRERGLAVTVAERGPAPLVGALGGTLGALAAKLQRAHGVDLRCGVTVTALEGDGRLTGAQFSDGTRIDADVAVVALGAVRNTEWLAESGLAAGPRGVTCDAGCRAFDMYGIVTDDIFAAGDVARFPHPLFEYQLLSLEHWGNAVAQAEVAAHNMVNPGPRRRPHLTVPAFWSGQFGLNIKSVGVPTFSDQVVIAQGSLKDARLVAVYGYRGRVTAAVSVNQAKALEYYQRLIETAAPFPPAQGAADQIESPEPVPSDVPDPKMLSHGPTVALTGHLPDRRLTLVQPAR; this is translated from the coding sequence ATGCGGGGTGAACCGCGCGACGGCCGCATCGTCGTCGTCGGTGCGTCGCTCGCGGGGCTGCGGGCCGCCGAGACGCTGCGCGACGAAGGGTTCGCCGGCTCGCTGACGCTCATCGGGGAGGAACCGCATCCCCCGTACGACAGACCGCCGTTGTCCAAGCAGGTGCTGCTCGGAAAGGCACCGGCCGACCGGACGGGGCTGCCGCGGCGGCGCCCCGTGGACGCCGAGTGGAGACTCGGGGTGCGCGCCACGGGGCTCGATCCGGTCGGGAAGGAGGTGCTCCTCGCCGACGGCGGGAAGGTCCCCTTCGACCGGCTGCTGATCGCCACCGGCACCCGCGCCCGGCCCTGGCCGAAGCCGGCCGAGGCCGCCCTGGACGGGGTGTTCACCCTGCGCACCAGCGAGGACGCCGGCCGGCTTGCGGAGCGCCTCGACGCCGGGCCGGGCCGGGTCCTGGTCATCGGCGCCGGCTTCACCGGCTCGGAGATCGCTTCCGCCTGCCGGGAGCGGGGCCTCGCGGTGACCGTCGCGGAGCGGGGCCCGGCGCCCCTGGTCGGTGCGCTCGGCGGCACGCTGGGGGCCCTCGCCGCGAAACTGCAGCGCGCGCACGGCGTCGATCTGCGCTGCGGGGTGACGGTCACCGCGCTGGAGGGCGACGGCCGGCTCACCGGCGCGCAGTTCTCCGACGGCACCCGCATCGACGCCGATGTCGCCGTGGTGGCCCTCGGCGCCGTCCGCAACACCGAGTGGCTGGCCGAGTCCGGACTCGCCGCCGGCCCGCGGGGAGTGACCTGTGACGCGGGCTGCCGCGCCTTCGACATGTACGGGATCGTCACCGACGACATCTTCGCCGCCGGCGACGTGGCCCGGTTCCCGCACCCGCTCTTCGAGTACCAGCTGCTTTCCCTGGAGCACTGGGGCAACGCGGTCGCCCAGGCCGAGGTCGCGGCCCACAACATGGTCAATCCGGGACCGCGCCGGCGCCCGCATCTGACGGTTCCGGCGTTCTGGTCCGGCCAGTTCGGCCTCAACATCAAGTCGGTCGGCGTCCCCACCTTCTCCGACCAGGTCGTCATCGCGCAGGGGTCGCTCAAGGACGCCCGGCTGGTGGCCGTCTACGGATACCGGGGGCGGGTCACGGCGGCGGTGAGCGTGAACCAGGCCAAGGCACTGGAGTACTACCAGCGGCTGATCGAGACGGCGGCGCCGTTTCCCCCCGCCCAGGGGGCCGCCGACCAGATCGAGTCCCCGGAGCCCGTCCCCTCCGACGTACCGGATCCGAAGATGCTGTCGCACGGTCCGACCGTCGCGCTCACCGGCCATCTGCCGGACCGGCGCCTGACCCTGGTGCAACCGGCCCGCTGA
- a CDS encoding cytochrome P450: protein MAADTLFHRITDYAHRADPYPLYAELREEGVVRQEDGSYLVGTYHEIEALLHDPRISSDRRKRTVPDETALAEQGLPPAFIGLDDPEHHRLRSLTMRSFGPPHTPDRISGMHDEITRIVKDLLGTFPGKERLDVVDDFAYPLPVTVICRLLGVPIEDEPRFRAWSDDIVAGIDPTPGEDPEARPRAAVEARKEMGLYLGELAEKRRAHPSDDMLSAFVGDGSGGQLTPLEIMTTSVLLLIAGHETTVNLITNGVLTLLRHPEELARLRSDPALMPRAVEELLRYEPPVHMLPQRTPLADIEVAGVTVPKGAPLILMLASGNRDPRRFRDPDRFDPAREDNQHLGFGSGIHSCFGAPLARLEAQIALHGLLQHLDAPRLLEDPPPYRRSPVLRGPRHLLIEDGRSGGRERR, encoded by the coding sequence ATGGCTGCGGACACCCTGTTCCACCGGATCACCGACTACGCCCACCGCGCCGACCCCTACCCCCTCTACGCCGAACTCCGCGAGGAAGGGGTGGTGCGGCAGGAGGACGGCAGCTACCTGGTCGGGACCTATCACGAGATCGAGGCCCTGCTGCACGATCCGCGCATCAGCTCGGACCGCCGCAAGCGCACCGTCCCGGACGAGACCGCCCTCGCCGAACAGGGGCTCCCGCCGGCCTTCATCGGACTCGACGACCCCGAACACCACCGGCTGCGAAGCCTGACGATGCGCTCCTTCGGTCCGCCCCACACGCCGGACCGGATCTCCGGCATGCACGACGAGATCACCCGCATCGTCAAGGACCTCCTCGGCACCTTCCCCGGCAAGGAACGCCTCGACGTCGTCGACGACTTCGCCTACCCGCTGCCCGTCACGGTGATCTGCCGTCTCCTGGGCGTGCCGATCGAGGACGAACCACGCTTCCGTGCCTGGTCGGACGACATCGTCGCGGGCATCGACCCCACCCCGGGGGAGGACCCCGAAGCGCGCCCGCGAGCCGCCGTCGAGGCCCGGAAGGAGATGGGCCTGTACCTCGGGGAACTCGCCGAGAAGCGCCGGGCCCACCCGTCGGACGACATGCTCTCCGCGTTCGTCGGCGACGGCTCCGGCGGGCAGCTGACGCCGCTCGAAATCATGACCACGTCCGTGCTGCTGCTCATCGCCGGCCACGAGACCACCGTCAACCTGATCACCAACGGGGTCCTCACCCTGCTGCGCCACCCCGAAGAGCTGGCACGCCTGCGCAGCGACCCCGCCCTGATGCCCAGGGCGGTGGAGGAGCTGCTGCGCTACGAGCCGCCCGTCCACATGCTCCCGCAGCGCACGCCGTTGGCCGACATCGAGGTCGCGGGCGTCACCGTCCCCAAGGGCGCGCCCCTCATCCTGATGCTCGCGTCCGGCAACCGCGACCCCCGCAGGTTCCGCGACCCCGACCGCTTCGACCCGGCCCGCGAGGACAACCAGCACCTCGGCTTCGGCAGCGGCATCCACAGCTGTTTCGGCGCTCCCCTCGCCCGCCTGGAGGCGCAGATCGCCCTCCACGGACTTCTCCAGCACCTCGACGCCCCCCGCCTGCT